TGTGTGAACAATATTGCGCAGTTGCTGACATCAACTATTGTAGCAGGTTGAAAGCCAAGCGACGCCTACGAAGTACCGTCAGCAACCTAGCGCTCTCTCCCTATCTGGCATCTGTGAACAATCGCAGGCACCAGAAGACACGTTTGCTGAGCAATTTAAATATAGGATCTGCTCCTCCGGGTTACTAGAGAAAGACTATGTGCCGGGTCTAAGCGGTGTATCAGGTGCCGATGCAGAACCGATAAAACCAGATTGGCCAGGACAGAtgaggaagtggatgataaaatggaaaggaagatgggatgTCCTTGCCGCTGGCGCATGTCTGTTGGTCGGTTTGGTGATGAGGTTAGGTGTGGTGAAGTTTGCGGGGTTATTATTAGTTCTTGCTCTGGTTGCGGGAAATTATGTTTGGTATCTCAGGACCCCAACTCTAGTGAGTTATTTATGCACAGGGCAAGTTTTGAAAGACTGACTTAACGCTTTTCATAGTCACCATGCCTTCCCACGAACTCCACAGAAAGTCCAAAAGACCAAACCCTCTCATCATTAACAACCTTCCTTGCTCAGTCCGATTCTCTCAATGCCACCATGATGTCATCTCTCGAGATACTTCAACCTAATTCGGAGACTGGGGACAATTCTCACGAGCTTCGCTTAGCCCTTCATCGTCTCACCGACAACATGACAGATCACATCGCAACAGCAACGTCGACTCTATTAAAGATGACAGACCGAAACAAACTCGGGGTTTTGGGAGAGATGTACGATATTCCCGTCGTCGGAAGCTCTTTTTactcaagaaggagggcaaATGAGTCATTTTCGAGCGATGGCGAGCAAGCGGATCAGACAGTACCCTCACCCCGCCGTACCCCTGTACGACCTTTGtcaactccttctcccagcAGAATCCCTCAGGCTGGCTCATTACGGCGATACGGCCATTCTGGTCGTTCTCAACACATGTCTATCATGTCTATGCCTGACCCAAATGACCGTTTCACTCAGATCCCAGAACGGACCCCACGACTCTCAAAGCGAGCCAGCCAGGAACGTGCAACGTCCAGAAAGTCTTGGAATCCAGAAAATATACACCATGAAAGGAGAATCATGGAAGCCGATGAGAAGGCGGATAATAGCTTCGTCTCTGCCCAATCgagcgaagaaggtgaTAAAACTTTGGTGCAAGCTTTGCGGGGTAGTCTTTCTCCTGATCCCAATACGTCCCCAGAGTTAAGCATGAGCACCCCTACAACGCCTGTAACCCCGATCACCAAACGCCGGCCGATCTCCACATCTTTCAAACACATCCCGTCCCCTCTCTCAAGACGCTTGTCTCAAGTCAGTGAGACCGGCCTGATACCCCTCCGAACAGCTCCTCTCGCCTATCGTTCCCGAACCAACagctcttccctcctcccttctccttttgaAACCGACTTCCCTTCGTCTCCTATCCGTCCGACAGAATTTTCTGCTCGAGTTCTTGGGTCATCCGATGATGACCCAGGGCGAAAAAGGCGAAGTTTACAGAACATGCCGTattatccttcttcagaaAATGATCATCTGTCAGGAGCCGACCTAACGCGAACCAGAAGTATGCCTATATCAGATCTTCAGACTCTGAGATCAGCACAATCGACAGGCTCACGCCCAAGACGATCATCTGTTAATAGAGACTTGACATCAGCCGGTCTTGGTCTTGGTCTACCAAACATTTTCCTTCCTGACAAGCGCTCTTCCTTTGCTTCTGTGTCATCTCCTCTATCAAGAACAGCAATAAAGAGGATTAATTCGGTCTCGCCGCTTACAACTCCTGCGCTTACAGCATCGTCTTTGGGTATTCACCTCAAAAGACGGCGGATGGCGTGCTGCCTTCTGGGATTGAGGTTCGAGGAGTCGAACAATATGTACTGGGAAGAAATCAGCAGCACCCTAAAGGAACTGTCGAGAAAGATAAAGGAGGAGCGCGAAGTCGTGGAAGATGTCTTGAGGAAGGTCAGAAAGAATATGGCCATCAAAGAGGCGCTAGATGATTTGGTCGGTGGACACTCTGGTTTCTCCGATATGGGCATATCAACCGTCGAAGCcaccttccctttcccgACAATTCTTAATGATCAGCAGAGGGATTTCGCTCCCAAGACAAGCGACCAACAGCTACTTGTGGAACATATTGATAAGATGACATCGAGTATGGTGAAGGCATGGGGTGAGCTCGCTAACTTACGGTCCACactgggaagagagggcgaAGGAGAAACGTCGGAGAGGTGGGCTAAAGTCAGAAAAAGTCTAGGCGAGGTCATCAGGgagtgggagagagggagagaggtgTCCAGCCGGATGGACGAGCGTggtcaagaagaggcaTTGGGAAATGACGAAgtcgaggaggagagcgaCGAGGTGCAGGAACCGAAAATGCCTGACTTCCTGCGCGCATGGGAAGATACGTCCACATCTCGAAGCACATCGCTCGAAACAGATCGTCAGTCCTTTATCAACAAAGTCCACCTCGCCGAACATCTCTCTACTTCACCGCACCATGACGATTCATCCGTAGTTCTCGACCAATTGCCCCCTCCAGGAAAAGATACTGTCTTCGAGTCAGTGTCGGCACCATTACCTCGAGCCAAGGCTATTCTTAATGGCATGacaagggaagaaaggatcAAGCTAATGAGGGAggtgagggagaagggcgTGAATATTGAAGATCTCTTGGGAGTGGCTGAAATGAGAAAGGACGAAGATGCGAGAAAAAGGGGCGGTGAATTAGTCAGCGAGCTTGAGAGAGTCATTGATGTCATCAGGAAAATGAAGGAGCCTGAATTCGAAGGAGAATACAAGAAGACAGTAAAAACTGATGCTCAAACCGAACAGCCTTCTTtggcatcatcttcccttATCTCATCCATACTGGCTCCGATGACTCCCTCTCCAACCCCTTCGTCAGGCCCCCATCTATCAAACACACATTTGCAATTCGATCTCGGagagttgaagaggagcttTAGGTTCCCTGCGGCAGGGGAAGGCGGCAATGATCATGTTTTGGGTTGATACGTACGCGTTCTGTTCGATGTTGTTTTAGCTGCATACAGTATATACTCTGAAAACACAAAAGCATAACACTGCTCATTTAAGCTCGTTATGAATCAACTGTAGCCAGCCATCTCATTTAACTCCCCGTGTTTGAGATAGATACTCAGATAAGCCATCTGAACCTTATCCATGACAATTTCGCAACGTCAATAAAGGAGATAAATAAGCATACACCAAAAAAGTGTCGGGTTGATAATTCAATTTCTGATATACGAACCCTATTATTAAGTGTTCAAAAGCGATCATTACTATGCCTCATCACTGGCAAAAATGTGCTCAATTCCCGCAGCGTcccagttcttcttctctctgaCACTCCAGAACGCAACTTCCCCATTCTCAGCCCTCTTCGGCTCCCATAAACGCTCGCGTGTGTCGTCATCAACAGTTGCATTGAACCACCTGGGTTCGTGAGGTGGAAGTTTGCCTTCAGCACGAAGCTTACGGGTATTGCGTTGCTTCTCTTCGTTCAGTGTCTTCAACCTAAACCCGAGCGATCAGAAATGTCGACGACACATGAGATATGGGAGAAACTTACCCCTGAGCTCGGTCATACTCCGCATTCTCAAACGCTCTTTGATCTGTTCGCAACCTACAGTCGGTGGGACAAAGATATTCTCCCAAACCCTTCGGAATGTCATTCTGTAGTCATACAAGCATTAGTATCAGTTCATACTCCATGTTTTTCAGTAAACCTACTAGTGTGATGGCAAAAGGTGTGAGGTTGAATGGCGCTTTTGGTTTCTCAGAATTCCTCCACAACAAAATGTACTCCTTCTGCGCCTGGTTCACATTCATGTCGGATTCAAGAGGGAGAGTCTCAGCGCTAGCCTCTCGCGCAATAAGCTGAGTGTCCCATCCTACAATGTCGTTAGTCTTGTTCTCGGAAATAGTAAGTAACTTAGAAAGGACATACGACCAGCGATGTCCCACTTGACGTTTTCGTCGGCATCCTTGACGTTACCCTTGATCTCAAATGCATCTCtacctctccatcctcgtGGCTTGAACGTAAGCGTGCAGGTCTCGCCAGTTCGATGATTTGCTGGTTCATATGGTCAGTCCTTCTGTTCTGTTGGGACATAAATAGAGAAAGCTACTTACTAACAACGAGGTCTCCGTAATGGTCAATAATAGGTGATCCCATTATGAAGTTCGATACGTTCGTCGTCACCTTTTTCCACCTAAATTGAGTCCCTCATCGTCAGCAGCACTTCATGCACAGCAGGCCGCATATAATGGTTGAGCAGTGATACTCACGAGTAGTGTTCCTTCACCAAGCCAGGTCCATACTCGGAACCTGCATCAGGATACTTCAAGGACGGATTTATCCATTCTTGAGGTATTATCAACTCTGCATGGGCCACCCCAGTCGGTCGAATCTCAAAGGAACGCCCTTGAAATTTGTTCTGGGCATCAACCTCGCCATAGTACTTCCATTTGGGTGCTTCAGAGTAGCACGCAGAGATAGGCTTTACCAACCAGTATACTGTCAGCCATTTTATGCGATGTGTTAGAACAGCAGCAGGGAATTACGTAcaggatgatgagaaaCTTGTTCAGAAATGTATCGATATCTGTTTGGAATGGCGTACTCGAATGATTGGCTCAACAGAGGGTTGAAGGGTTTGGCGATACGGCCGATAGTTGAGCTATAATTGCTCATCGCAAATGCACCAACGAATGCTATACGACGGAGGCTGTCTTTCTCAGAGGCAGCAACAGTTAAGCAAGCGTCGTATTCCATATCTTCCGCTAAGGTTACGAGGTTTAATTGATGTACACATGTTTGAAATCGTGATTCGACTTACCCATTCGCTGGAGCATTGAAGTGCACTCGTTGAAGCTGACAGGAAAGGAAATCTTTGTAAGATCTTTGCCCACAGAACTCTTTAAAATACTCCACACTATAACATGTGCTCCTCGTAAGCCGACGCCCTTCCGGTATTTATCGGTATAATAAAACAACTCACAGCTCACAGAAGGCCTcttgtcatcatcaataGGCAATTTGTGCCTCACATGCAGATACGGTTCCAAACTTTGTCTCGCAAGATACTCTTCAATCGTACCCTTTGCGGGAACAGATTGCTGCCTGACCAGCTTCGAATCTTGCACAgcgccttcttcagcctctCCACCAGCATCGGCCACTATACCGACTCCCCTATCAATACCAGGAGTCCCCGGTGTAACCGGCGTCCCAGGAAGTTCTCTCTCTGGATGAGCAATAGAATCATAAAGCTTTAAATTCGGCAACTGATTCTGCTCAATCGCGTCAAAGAACTCGTcggtatcatcatcctcgtcccCAGACTCGGCGGCGACGATGGCATCGTGGGCTTCTTTGATGTTGGGGATTGAGGGAGGTGATAAGGCTCCTGATGGTGCGGTAGGTGTTGTACTCGAGATGGGCGGACCGGCAGATGTAAATGTCGTCTTGGAGAACGGAGAGAGTGTCTCGCCAGTTCCCGTCGTTGAGGCAGGTCCCAGGATACCCTGATCTATGGATGCACGTGGTTCTCCAAGCTCCGCAGGAGAAGTCGGCACGCTTACTCCGCTCAAACCAGCCAGTACTCCCTTCGCCTGCCTCaacgccttcttcttcttctcattcaCCTTTGCCGCATCGTTTAGTTGCTGCTCAAACTCCGCCTGCTGTTTGGCGATAGTGAGCATGTTCTCCTCCCATAGCTGACGAGCTTGGATTTCTCGCTGGATACGGCTTGTGAAGTATCGTTCGCGGTCGTGTGACATGGCGTTTTGTTTGAGGACGAGGCTAGACATGGTGGAGAGGGACTGGCGCAAAGCATCTTTGACGGCTGCTTGGCGAGCAGAAGTGGATGTGTCACGAccggaggaaggaggagcggATGGAGGGACAACGATAGAGTCGACGAGCTGGAGGGTAAGGTCGATTTGTTCCTTGATATTGAGCACGCCTAGTTCATAAGCATTCTCATAAGGAATAACCTCTGTAGACGGCTGATCGTCATCTTCGCTATGATCGCTATCGTCTTTTTCGAAAGCAAGGCTTTCTGGGTGGGTTCCAGTGATTCGAGTGTTGCTACTTTCGGACGGAGGTTTAACGCTGCCAATACTGGCGCCGCTAAGACTGGTAGCGGTACGTTGAAGAGTAGGGCTTAAAAACTGATCCGAAGGTGGCAGCGAATTCACAGCAGTAGCAGCGTTGTCATGCACCTTGAGACTAGCGCTTCTTCGAGGTAAAGGAGGGCCAGTCCCCTGGCCTTCTGCACCGGGACCATTTTGGTAATACTCAATGTTGAGCTTAATGGTCTGGATCCATCGTGCAATCTCTGCACGGTGCACAGACTTGACAATAAACTTGGGTACGGCTGAAGACACCTTGGAGGAAAGTTCGAAACGGGTCCCatcagaggaagaatgaagagtgGCGACGGCCATGGCAATTGAACCTCGACAAGCAACGGCTTCGTCTTCGCGATCACGATAGTAACTAAGTACACCATTTTCGAGGACAAACCATCTGGTACGCCAGCCGCTCCTGTAATTGACCCATTTGCTGAGGAATCCACGGTGATCAGGAGGTCGACCGTCAGACTTGGCTTCGACAAGACTATCCTGGTTATTGACTTTGAAGCTATTTAGCGCATACTCATGCACGTGGACTAAACTTACATTGCCTCAAGAACATTTTGATTCTATCGTCCGCATTCTTTTCGCCGTCCAGCACCCTCTTATTACGCTTGTCCCTTACGAAGACATCTGCGCCTTTCTTGACCGCGAGTTCTACCAATCGAAGGTCTCGTCGTCTGCCAATTGCAGTCAGTCTTTCATacaatatatatatatatatatatatatatgacTTACCGGGCAGCTTCGTGCAACAGGCTGGTCCCAGTCCTTCCATCCAGAGCATTCAAGTTGACAACTCCCATCCTATGCCTTATTAATACTAAACCGTGTAGTCCATTGTGATCAGGCTTACCTTGGGAGATCCAAGAACTTTGCAAGGGAAGCACTCTCACCTGGAGAATTCAGAGGGCTTGACACATATTGAGAGAGCAAAGCCATGTATTTACTCTGAAGTTGCGCACGGGATTCTTCAATGACGGACGCAACTTCAGGGGAGGCGGCGCACTCCAATGGCGTACGCCCACGATCATCCTTGATGGTATCATCAATCCTGGGATCAGACAGAAGGAGCTGGACAATGTCGACACGTCCCAGCTCACTGGCGACGTGTAAAGGAGTCGAAGGTGTTCCTGTACCAGTTGGGAGGTTTGGTGAAGAGACGTTGGGAGAATTGAGGATTAAGGTTATCACCGGGACTACCAACCCAAACATCAGTCAATCATTGTCTTCAGATGTTATATCAGTGACTCACTACTGGCAACCCTTACAGCCATTCCCAACATCTGCCCAGCTTTCTCCATTTGCTCTTCTGTCCCGCCAGCTGCCTTGAGTTGGTTCAAAAACTGTTGTACCTCTGACGCATCCTCGGAACGGAGCGCAGAGAGTAAACGGAAGTTGTATAACGCAGATGGAGGGGCTGACAAGGATAGGTTCGAGTTCGAAGATGTACTTGTGGATAACTCTGCGCCCGAATCAGATACAGAATCACATACTAACATCCAGGACACAACATACTGGATGTCTTCTCAGGAGAGGCTCTCCTTGGCGTGATGGGCATGGGCGCGCTCATCGCATGCAGTTGGAAGTGTTGTTAGATGTACTGCAGGAGAAAGATAACGAAAGATGTGAATTCTGAATCCCCATAGGATACATCAAATCAAGCAGAGGTTCCTTACAATTTGTGGGAACCCAAGCAATGGAGGTTATGTGGGTTTTGTAATTGCATTACAAAATGACACTTATGGGGTAACTGGAACAGAGATCCCAATTATGAATTCCACACCCGCCATTAGAACTGATTAGAGAATTGTTTGGGAATCCTATGACGTCAAGATTAGTTATAAAATGTGTCATATTATTGGGTGGAGGTTAGTCCGCCCGTATCGTCTGGTATGAGTTGCCCATTATTGTATGACGGAATCGGTTGTTGTGACTATTGTGGATATAGCGGATGAAGCTCTATATCAAACCTGTCCACTTTGACCTTGTCCACTCATCTGGCCTTTTTAGTAATAGTACAGCAGCACACAATGTCCGACATGTTCAGAAAATCAGTGCTGAATAAGCTACCCCATCTTCCGCCCACTCGAGCGCCATGGGCCGACGAATCGGAACCAATCGAAGAGAttgacgaggaagacgaacAACTCGACGGGATTGGAGAGTTCAAACCTGCGTACGCTGCCTGTGACCTAGTATCTCCCAAAAGGGATTTTTCTGACGTCTGGATGCAGAACCATGGGGCCTAGCAAGCACGATACCCAAGACtactctcctctctccgcatcgaccttcttcgcccAAGCCGCCGAAGTGCAaccaccttccacaccTTGCACTTTTCGAGTCTACCTCACACCCCCTAATTTATCGATCGCATCTGCCAATGCTGGAACGCCCCCAGGTCCTTCGGGGTTGAGGACACAGCAGCAAACGAATAGACATGGAACATATCTGGTCTGTCATCATGGAGGAGGGGCGAGCGGACTGGGTTTCGCACCCCTCGCGAGAGAGGTGAAGGCGAAAGGTAATGGAGAGATGGGTGTATTGGCGTTTGATTGTCGGGGACATGGTATGCCTTTTTCGAGCGCGAAATGTGAGTGCAAACTAATGCCGAGTTGACAGGCAAGACATCTACAAGTGACCCAAACCTGGAGCTTGATTTATCTCATGACACCCTTTTATCCGACTTTATGGCTATTATTGAAATGATGTTCCCTGATCCAAAAGAATCACCTTCTCTTATCGTCCGTTACGTCATTTTCCATGCCCCGTTATCCCAGCTGATCTCAAAGGCGCGGGCAGTTGTTAGGCCATTCAATGGGCGCTGCACCAGTAGTCAGCGCTGCTCCAGAATTGCAGAAGAAAGGATACACCATTCCTGGTGTTGTCGTTCTCGATGTCGTAGAAGGTACCGTACAAATTTTTTGCTTGCCTAGCAGAAAAACGCTAACATTACAAACAGGTACGGCAGTTGAATCTCTCCCACTAATGAAGTCAGTCCTCTCCAAACGCCCAGAATCTTTCCGTTCAGTGATAGATGCTATCTATTGGCAGTATGTCCTCCATCTTCGTGCCCTATAATCCGCCCATTGCTCATACTTCACATACCACAAAGCGTAACTTCCAACTCTATCCGCAACGTCGAATCAGCCCGCGTCTCCGTCCCACACATCATCGTCCCCgccccctcttcctcttcatctgacCCTAGCGCAAATCCTGGAGGCAAACAAGTCTGGCGTACCAATCTCGTGGGGACAGAGCCATACTGGGAAGGATGGTACAAAGGTCTCAGTCAAAGATTTTTAAGAACCAAGTGCGCGAGGTTGCTAGTTCTCGCGGGTCAGGAGAGATTGGATCGCGAACTGATGGTTGGGCAGATGTAAGTCTTTGGTTACTTGCAATTAAAGTAGTGACAGCAGGGATCAGGTGTTAGGCGGTTCATGGACTGACTTTTGGTGGGTTACACAGGCAAGGAAAATTCCAGTTGGAGGTCATGTCGGATGTAGGGCATTATTTGCACGAGGTGCGTAAATGCCAACCTTTATAAAAGAAAAGTGAAATAAAAGTGAAAAGTTCCCAGCTGAATTCTTGGATGTAGGATAACCCGGCAGGGCTGGCAGCTACCCTCATAACATTCTGGCATCGCAACACTCGCGTGCTCGTCTTACCGCCAAAGATTGGCGCACCCGGACCAGGCGCTAGAGGTGGACCTGTGGAGGTGAAGCAAGTTGGTCAACAGTGATTGTGACTGCTACTTGTACCAAGTTGGATAGGTCTTGGATATAGGTAGATAATAATGCATGTTTACAACAAACATGAGATGGTGAAATCGTTGTGTCAGACAGGGTTGTTGAATGCTATCAACTGCTTATCTGCCTCATTCGCTTTGGCTTAGGCGTGACCTCGTCCCAACTTtcgtcctttttttcctcgcATCCTTCAGCTGTTTGCTTGGCCATACCTTTCATAGCTGCCTTGGGCGTATCGGGACTGATCGCAGTCAACTGCCCATTCCATCCATCTATCTCTCCTCTCAACTTTGGAATGGGCGTCGGAAGTGGTCGAGAGTTGGATATATGGATCACTTCGAGGATAAGAGGTGGGGGCGGAGCATACGGACCAAATGTTTGAATCTACTCCTACAAATCAGCTCTTAACCCTTTCTTCACTTCCGATCCATCTCTTCGAGagaaaataaaaataaaaataaagaGAACCACCCACTTTCCTGACAgcatccttcccatcctccaacCACCCAACAAGGTTCAcccactctcctctccttatCGAAACCATCTCCCTTCCTACCAAACCTTTCATCCGTACCATCCTTTTatcctcttcactctctGGCGGCAAAAACGACTTTGACAGGCGCGAGAAGACTGCAGTACCAAGGACATCCGTTACATCCCGAACTGATGGGGAGTTTGCCAAGAGTGGAATGGAGATGTCGGCGAGGAGGGTGGGCGATTGAGCGGCAGTGGCTGTAGGCTTGCGAGCAGATGGGTGggaggtgatgatgaggatggatTTGCGGTTGTTGAAATGCAATATCCTGCTTTTCCCACGACCTATGAGTGTTGTGTTCTTCCAACCTGCCGTACATAAAGAGATACATCACGTACTGCCCAATAAGGCGCACTTTGCGGCGCTTCAACCCTTCATGAACCGCGTGGACTGGGATAAACAATGCTGGTGTAACGGCATCGTTTCtgcaaggaggaggttcTCGGAGATTGTATAGCTGGGTGGATTCAGTATGACGACTGGTTGAAGCATGGGGCATTGAGGTCCAGCACTAGCTGGTATAGAGCTGCTTTCTTTCTGAAGATAATtagaaggagatgaagatgtatAGGTGAACAAACAAACGCGTCGCGTAAAGCTGACTGGATCATTTGCGTGCGGCAATAATACATTTTGCCCGCCCGTCCTCAATGTTCTTCATTCGTTGTCCCTCCAACAACCTTGATACAAAATAAACTAACTATTTTTGCGATACATTTCATAATTACTTCATTTCAAGCTTTGGATATATAATCGTTCTGTGATCTCCTCCAAATCACATCTTTCTCCAGGTATAAATTCTCATTATTAGCCCTCCAGGGAACGGCAACACCAGACCGTATTCGGGTACTACCCAATTTGCGGGTCGTGGAGACGCTCAATCAAATCCTTGTATTTGGAAGCATCGCCCTTCAAGTGTTTGATAAACGGCTGTCTCAGAAGGATAAAGGATGTTTAGCTGTCACGAGAACAGGAAAAGCTCTCAAGGCGCACAGAATTACTCATGAAAGGAACTGTCTACAATTTGTTCGCCACAATAAGTGCTTATATCGGCTGAAACTCATCGGTTTGTGATTCAACCTTTTGGTTACCCATTGGATTTGTTAAAGGAGCCCATATATCCCAAGGTAAAGATTATGCCGTCGAGCTCATCAgccaaggacaaggaggaaaagtTGAAAGCAAAGCGTAAAGAGTATTTGAAGAAAAGTGACCCTGCAACGGTCGAAGAGCTGGTTGATGGCAAGACTCTTGTAAAAGATTATttcaaagaaggagaatggaagcCTAGCTGGGCTCATCTAGAATTTGTAAGTACCCTCAACGGAAAACGTACGAAAAACCTTGAGTAGTGAGATGTCAGAACTGATTAGTTGTTAGAACGGCGATGCTTGCTTGGATAATATTTTAAAGAAAAGCAATGAGGGGTTTTACGTTCCTGCGGGCACGATTCTCCCCCTTGGAGCATCCATGCAGCCTATGACAGTCGTCCGATATGGCGGGTAAGCATAAATGATCACTCTCGTTTTTCGGTTGGCGTATTCTGACACTCAAATTATCAGGTACTTCCCAGAAGGGACTTCCTTCCCCGGCGGTGTATTAGTGCCCATGTACGCGAGGATGGTGAATGTGAGTGGTCCGATTAAAGATGATTAATCATTTGGTTTGCTGACCGGTGTTTAGCTCTTACCCAAAGAAACGACCAAGCCTGCGTCAAAGTTGAGTGAAGAGTCACTATGTACTATACAGTAGCGGGCCTGGAAGCGGCGGCCCAGGAAGTTGTATTTGTTTTGGCGGTAATGGAGAACATGTGGATGTGGCTTTAAATCTATGTCTGGACGATGTAGCATGGCATTACGCTTTATTCGAAGGGTAGGGTTGTCCCGATCGAAAAGATCCTGATCGACCGTTCTTCCATATGTGTATCAAGCAAGACGCCTTAAATTGCTCCCATCAACAATATCAACCTAAATCAAAACTTCTAGATGCTCACTTACAGCTCAGTAAAATAAAGAATAGTCCTGTAAAGCATCTCTAACTCTGTTAGTCCATCAGTGACAAGCCCAAGAAGGCGGACTCAAGTGTAACGTCAGGTGGAGATCCTCATTGTTCTTTCTTAGCCTCAGTATTCACAGGCGGAACCATCTTGCacctcccctttccctcgaTAAAATCCGGGTAATAATGGGTAAACGCGATATTACAT
This Cryptococcus neoformans var. neoformans JEC21 chromosome 9 sequence DNA region includes the following protein-coding sequences:
- a CDS encoding structural constituent of ribosome, putative: MSDMFRKSVLNKLPHLPPTRAPWADESEPIEEIDEEDEQLDGIGEFKPATMGPSKHDTQDYSPLSASTFFAQAAEVQPPSTPCTFRVYLTPPNLSIASANAGTPPGPSGLRTQQQTNRHGTYLVCHHGGGASGLGFAPLAREVKAKGNGEMGVLAFDCRGHGKTSTSDPNLELDLSHDTLLSDFMAIIEMMFPDPKESPSLILLGHSMGAAPVVSAAPELQKKGYTIPGVVVLDVVEGTAVESLPLMKSVLSKRPESFRSVIDAIYWHVTSNSIRNVESARVSVPHIIVPAPSSSSSDPSANPGGKQVWRTNLVGTEPYWEGWYKGLSQRFLRTKCARLLVLAGQERLDRELMVGQMQGKFQLEVMSDVGHYLHEDNPAGLAATLITFWHRNTRVLVLPPKIGAPGPGARGGPVEVKQVGQQ
- a CDS encoding expressed protein; this encodes MATHVPDSGPLDVYFRDELEGQKQLSETLGGELEAGTEGQTCLSLRNTQVESQATPTKYRQQPSALSLSGICEQSQAPEDTFAEQFKYRICSSGLLEKDYVPGLSGVSGADAEPIKPDWPGQMRKWMIKWKGRWDVLAAGACLLVGLVMRLGVVKFAGLLLVLALVAGNYVWYLRTPTLSPCLPTNSTESPKDQTLSSLTTFLAQSDSLNATMMSSLEILQPNSETGDNSHELRLALHRLTDNMTDHIATATSTLLKMTDRNKLGVLGEMYDIPVVGSSFYSRRRANESFSSDGEQADQTVPSPRRTPVRPLSTPSPSRIPQAGSLRRYGHSGRSQHMSIMSMPDPNDRFTQIPERTPRLSKRASQERATSRKSWNPENIHHERRIMEADEKADNSFVSAQSSEEGDKTLVQALRGSLSPDPNTSPELSMSTPTTPVTPITKRRPISTSFKHIPSPLSRRLSQVSETGLIPLRTAPLAYRSRTNSSSLLPSPFETDFPSSPIRPTEFSARVLGSSDDDPGRKRRSLQNMPYYPSSENDHLSGADLTRTRSMPISDLQTLRSAQSTGSRPRRSSVNRDLTSAGLGLGLPNIFLPDKRSSFASVSSPLSRTAIKRINSVSPLTTPALTASSLGIHLKRRRMACCLLGLRFEESNNMYWEEISSTLKELSRKIKEEREVVEDVLRKVRKNMAIKEALDDLVGGHSGFSDMGISTVEATFPFPTILNDQQRDFAPKTSDQQLLVEHIDKMTSSMVKAWGELANLRSTLGREGEGETSERWAKVRKSLGEVIREWERGREVSSRMDERGQEEALGNDEVEEESDEVQEPKMPDFLRAWEDTSTSRSTSLETDRQSFINKVHLAEHLSTSPHHDDSSVVLDQLPPPGKDTVFESVSAPLPRAKAILNGMTREERIKLMREVREKGVNIEDLLGVAEMRKDEDARKRGGELVSELERVIDVIRKMKEPEFEGEYKKTVKTDAQTEQPSLASSSLISSILAPMTPSPTPSSGPHLSNTHLQFDLGELKRSFRFPAAGEGGNDHVLG
- a CDS encoding expressed protein produces the protein MPHASTSRHTESTQLYNLREPPPCRNDAVTPALFIPVHAVHEGLKRRKVRLIGQILHFNNRKSILIITSHPSARKPTATAAQSPTLLADISIPLLANSPSVRDVTDVLGTAVFSRLSKSFLPPESEEDKRMVRMKGLVGREMVSIRRGEWVNLVGWLEDGKDAVRKIQTFGPYAPPPPLILEVIHISNSRPLPTPIPKLRGEIDGWNGQLTAISPDTPKAAMKGMAKQTAEGCEEKKDESWDEVTPKPKRMRQISS
- a CDS encoding oxysterol-binding protein, putative — its product is MSAPMPITPRRASPEKTSKLSTSTSSNSNLSLSAPPSALYNFRLLSALRSEDASEVQQFLNQLKAAGGTEEQMEKAGQMLGMAVRVASIPVITLILNSPNVSSPNLPTGTGTPSTPLHVASELGRVDIVQLLLSDPRIDDTIKDDRGRTPLECAASPEVASVIEESRAQLQSKYMALLSQYVSSPLNSPGESASLAKFLDLPRMGVVNLNALDGRTGTSLLHEAARRRDLRLVELAVKKGADVFVRDKRNKRVLDGEKNADDRIKMFLRQFNNQDSLVEAKSDGRPPDHRGFLSKWVNYRSGWRTRWFVLENGVLSYYRDREDEAVACRGSIAMAVATLHSSSDGTRFELSSKVSSAVPKFIVKSVHRAEIARWIQTIKLNIEYYQNGPGAEGQGTGPPLPRRSASLKVHDNAATAVNSLPPSDQFLSPTLQRTATSLSGASIGSVKPPSESSNTRITGTHPESLAFEKDDSDHSEDDDQPSTEVIPYENAYELGVLNIKEQIDLTLQLVDSIVVPPSAPPSSGRDTSTSARQAAVKDALRQSLSTMSSLVLKQNAMSHDRERYFTSRIQREIQARQLWEENMLTIAKQQAEFEQQLNDAAKVNEKKKKALRQAKGVLAGLSGVSVPTSPAELGEPRASIDQGILGPASTTGTGETLSPFSKTTFTSAGPPISSTTPTAPSGALSPPSIPNIKEAHDAIVAAESGDEDDDTDEFFDAIEQNQLPNLKLYDSIAHPERELPGTPVTPGTPGIDRGVGIVADAGGEAEEGAVQDSKLVRQQSVPAKGTIEEYLARQSLEPYLHVRHKLPIDDDKRPSVSCELFYYTDKYRKGVGLRGAHVIVWSILKSSVGKDLTKISFPVSFNECTSMLQRMAEDMEYDACLTVAASEKDSLRRIAFVGAFAMSNYSSTIGRIAKPFNPLLSQSFEYAIPNRYRYISEQVSHHPPISACYSEAPKWKYYGEVDAQNKFQGRSFEIRPTGVAHAELIIPQEWINPSLKYPDAGSEYGPGLVKEHYSWKKVTTNVSNFIMGSPIIDHYGDLVVTNHRTGETCTLTFKPRGWRGRDAFEIKGNVKDADENVKWDIAGRWDTQLIAREASAETLPLESDMNVNQAQKEYILLWRNSEKPKAPFNLTPFAITLNDIPKGLGEYLCPTDCRLRTDQRAFENAEYDRAQGLKTLNEEKQRNTRKLRAEGKLPPHEPRWFNATVDDDTRERLWEPKRAENGEVAFWSVREKKNWDAAGIEHIFASDEA